The proteins below come from a single Myxocyprinus asiaticus isolate MX2 ecotype Aquarium Trade chromosome 28, UBuf_Myxa_2, whole genome shotgun sequence genomic window:
- the LOC127419122 gene encoding transcription elongation factor A protein 2-like codes for MVKDQEVERIAKKLDKMVHKKNTDGAIDLLQELKNMKMSLETLQSTRIGMSVNAVRKHSSDEEVQTLAKSLIKAWKKLLDGSDGKSEEKKKGGSPLQSSSSKDCPGSSDTSNKPETPKTPTTPVTPKFTTFPPTPVTTDSVRTKCRELLVSALQTDDDYQTIGADCEHLAAQIEDYIYQEFKSTDMKYKTRLRSRISNLKDQKNPDLRRNVLCGNISPERIATMTAEEMASAELKEMRKALTKESIREHQLSKVGGTETDMFICGKCKGKNCTYTQVQTRSADEPMTTFVLCNECGNRWKFC; via the exons ATGGTGAAAGACCAAGAAGTGGAGCGCATCGCTAAGAAGCTGGACAAAATGGTGCATAAGAAAAACACA gatggtgccattgacctgCTGCAAGAGCTGAAGAACATGAAAATGTCTTTGGAAACCTTACAG TCCACACGGATCGGGATGTCGGTAAACGCAGTGCGGAAACATAGTTCGGATGAGGAGGTGCAAACTCTGGCAAAATCACTCATCAAGGCCTGGAAGAAACTACTCG ATGGTTCTGATGGTAAATCAGAGGAGAAAAAGAAAGGAGGATCTCCTCTTCAGTCCTCCTCTTCGAAAGACTGCCCTGGATCCAGTGACACCAG TAACAAACCGGAGACGCCAAAAACTCCCACCACCCCTGTAACACCCAAATTCACCACCTTCCCACCTACACCCGTCACGACTGACAGTGTGCGCACTAAATGCAGAGAGCTGCTGGTGTCAGCCCTACAGACCGACG ATGATTACCAAACAATCGGTGCAGACTGTGAACACTTGGCAGCACAGATTGAAGATT ATATCTACCAGGAGTTCAAGTCTACCGACATGAAATATAAGACCAGACTGAGGAGTCGCATCTCCAACCTCAAGGACCAGAAAAACCCAGACTTACGCCGGAACGTTTTGTGCGGAAACATCTCGCCAGAGCGTATTGCCACCATGACTGCAGAA GAGATGGCCAGTGCAGAGCTGAAAGAGATGAGGAAAGCACTGACCAAGGAGTCCATTCGAGAGCATCAGCTTTCTAAAGTGGGTGGCACAGAGACTGACATGTTCATCTGTGGCAAGTGCAAGGGCAAGAACTGCACCTACACTCAG GTCCAGACACGCAGCGCTGATGAACCAATGACCACCTTCGTGCTGTGCAACGAATGTGGAAACCGGTGGAAG TTTTGTTAA